In the genome of Geotrypetes seraphini chromosome 16, aGeoSer1.1, whole genome shotgun sequence, one region contains:
- the NACC1 gene encoding nucleus accumbens-associated protein 1 isoform X1 yields MAASVCIEEALLSRQAHSVWEVAGGLLDARLGGCWPLAGGWLGAPHRGLADNEWPPKPEPPLRPGGGGGGSRPRSVLREVTMAQTLQMEIPNFGNSILECLNEQRLQGLYCDVSVVVKGHAFKAHRAVLAASSSYFRDLFNSSKSAVVELPAAVQPQSFQQILSFCYTGRLSMNVGDQFLLMYTAGFLQIQEIMEKGTEFFLKVSSPSCDSQGLHSEETPSSEPQSPVAQTSSRPSCNTPLPLMSRVKTEHQDLDSVQCTPVAKRLWDSGQKEANGSRKMPRFSTEANVNRQPVAAVAGSGPSTSERTSPGTSSAYTSDSPGSYHNEEDEEEDVVEEGSDEQYRQICNMYTMYSMMNVNQSAEKVEALPEQSPSESRSRMRLRQDLACLPAELINQIGNRCHPKLYDEGDPTEKLELVIGTNVYITRAQLMNCHVSAGTRHKVLLRRLLASFFDRNTLANSCGTGIRSSTNDPSRKPLDSRVLHAVKFYCQNFAPNFKESEMNAIAADMCTNARRVVRKSWIPKLKLLMAEGDTYTSFINDTGKMEPDLMGVEQGGFESNSQDDAGASAEGLP; encoded by the exons ATGGCAGCCTCAGTGTGTATTGAAGAAGCTTTATTGTCCAGACAGGCGCACAGCGTCTGGGAGGTGGCGGGTGGATTGCTCGACGCTCGACTCGGCGGTTGCTGGCCGTTGGCGGGTGGGTGGCTCGGCGCTCCGCATCGCGGCCTGGCTGACAATGAATGGCCGCCGAAGCCGGagccgccgctgagacccggagGAGGAGGCggagggag CAGACCTCGCTCTGTTCTGAGAGAGGTGACCATGGCCCAAACTCTGCAGATGGAGATCCCAAATTTTGGAAACAGCATTCTGGAGTGCTTGAATGAGCAGCGGCTGCAGGGCCTGTACTGTGATGTGTCTGTAGTAGTGAAGGGTCATGCTTTCAAAGCCCACCGTGCGGTGCTGGCAGCCAGCAGCTCCTATTTCCGGGACCTTTTCAATAGCAGCAAGAGCGCAGTGGTGGAGCTCCCGGCAGCGGTACAGCCTCAGTCTTTCCAGCAGATCCTCAGCTTCTGTTACACTGGCCGTCTTAGCATGAATGTGGGGGATCAATTCCTGCTTATGTATACAGCTGGCTTCCTGCAGATCCAGGAGATCATGGAGAAAGGGACAGAATTCTTCTTGAAAGTCAGCTCCCCGAGCTGTGACTCCCAGGGACTGCACAGTGAGGAGACCCCCAGTTCAGAGCCGCAGAGCCCCGTGGCTCAGACCTCATCCCGCCCTTCCTGTAACACGCCACTACCCCTGATGTCCCGTGTGAAGACGGAACACCAAGACTTGGACTCAGTGCAGTGCACGCCTGTGGCCAAGCGCCTCTGGGACAGTGGTCAGAAGGAGGCCAACGGTAGCCGCAAGATGCCCCGCTTCTCAACAGAGGCTAACGTCAACAGGCAGCCAGTGGCAGCGGTGGCAGGCAGCGGACCCAGCACGTCGGAGCGCACCAGTCCTGGAACTTCTAGTGCCTACACGAGCGACAGCCCCGGCTCTTACCATAATGAAgaggatgaggaggaggatgtgGTGGAAGAAGGTTCTGATGAGCAATACCGGCAGATCTGTAACATGTACACAATGTACAGCATGATGAATGTCAACCAGTCAG CGGAGAAGGTGGAAGCTCTCCCTGAGCAGTCTCCCTCAGAGTCCCGCAGCCGGATGCGGCTTAGGCAGGACCTGGCTTGTTTACCTGCTGAACTCATCAATCAGATTGGGAACCGCTGCCACCCCAAGTTGTATGACGAAGGAGATCCAACAGAAAAACTGGAACTGGTGATTG GTACCAATGTGTACATCACACGAGCACAGCTGATGAACTGCCATGTCAGTGCAGGCACACGGCACAAGGTGTTGCTCAGACGCCTCCTGGCTTCATTTTTTGATCG GAACACTCTGGCAAACAGCTGTGGCACCGGCATCCGTTCCTCCACAAATGATCCTAGTCGTAAGCCACTGGACAGCAGAGTCCTTCACGCAGTGAAGT TTTACTGCCAGAACTTTGCACCCAACTTTAAGGAGAGCGAAATGAACGCCATCGCAGCCGACATGTGTACAAACGCCCGCCGTGTGGTACGGAAAAGCTGGATTCCGAAACTGAAGCTGCTGATGGCAGAGGGTGACACATACACCAGCTTCATCAATGATACGGGCAAAATGGAACCAGATCTCATGGGAGTGGAACAGGGAGGCTTCGAGAGCAACAGCCAGGACGATGCAGGGGCCTCTGCTGAGGGGTTGCCTTGA
- the NACC1 gene encoding nucleus accumbens-associated protein 1 isoform X2, which produces MAASVCIEEALLSRQAHSVWEVAGGLLDARLGGCWPLAGGWLGAPHRGLADNEWPPKPEPPLRPGGGGGGRPRSVLREVTMAQTLQMEIPNFGNSILECLNEQRLQGLYCDVSVVVKGHAFKAHRAVLAASSSYFRDLFNSSKSAVVELPAAVQPQSFQQILSFCYTGRLSMNVGDQFLLMYTAGFLQIQEIMEKGTEFFLKVSSPSCDSQGLHSEETPSSEPQSPVAQTSSRPSCNTPLPLMSRVKTEHQDLDSVQCTPVAKRLWDSGQKEANGSRKMPRFSTEANVNRQPVAAVAGSGPSTSERTSPGTSSAYTSDSPGSYHNEEDEEEDVVEEGSDEQYRQICNMYTMYSMMNVNQSAEKVEALPEQSPSESRSRMRLRQDLACLPAELINQIGNRCHPKLYDEGDPTEKLELVIGTNVYITRAQLMNCHVSAGTRHKVLLRRLLASFFDRNTLANSCGTGIRSSTNDPSRKPLDSRVLHAVKFYCQNFAPNFKESEMNAIAADMCTNARRVVRKSWIPKLKLLMAEGDTYTSFINDTGKMEPDLMGVEQGGFESNSQDDAGASAEGLP; this is translated from the exons ATGGCAGCCTCAGTGTGTATTGAAGAAGCTTTATTGTCCAGACAGGCGCACAGCGTCTGGGAGGTGGCGGGTGGATTGCTCGACGCTCGACTCGGCGGTTGCTGGCCGTTGGCGGGTGGGTGGCTCGGCGCTCCGCATCGCGGCCTGGCTGACAATGAATGGCCGCCGAAGCCGGagccgccgctgagacccggagGAGGAGGCggagggag ACCTCGCTCTGTTCTGAGAGAGGTGACCATGGCCCAAACTCTGCAGATGGAGATCCCAAATTTTGGAAACAGCATTCTGGAGTGCTTGAATGAGCAGCGGCTGCAGGGCCTGTACTGTGATGTGTCTGTAGTAGTGAAGGGTCATGCTTTCAAAGCCCACCGTGCGGTGCTGGCAGCCAGCAGCTCCTATTTCCGGGACCTTTTCAATAGCAGCAAGAGCGCAGTGGTGGAGCTCCCGGCAGCGGTACAGCCTCAGTCTTTCCAGCAGATCCTCAGCTTCTGTTACACTGGCCGTCTTAGCATGAATGTGGGGGATCAATTCCTGCTTATGTATACAGCTGGCTTCCTGCAGATCCAGGAGATCATGGAGAAAGGGACAGAATTCTTCTTGAAAGTCAGCTCCCCGAGCTGTGACTCCCAGGGACTGCACAGTGAGGAGACCCCCAGTTCAGAGCCGCAGAGCCCCGTGGCTCAGACCTCATCCCGCCCTTCCTGTAACACGCCACTACCCCTGATGTCCCGTGTGAAGACGGAACACCAAGACTTGGACTCAGTGCAGTGCACGCCTGTGGCCAAGCGCCTCTGGGACAGTGGTCAGAAGGAGGCCAACGGTAGCCGCAAGATGCCCCGCTTCTCAACAGAGGCTAACGTCAACAGGCAGCCAGTGGCAGCGGTGGCAGGCAGCGGACCCAGCACGTCGGAGCGCACCAGTCCTGGAACTTCTAGTGCCTACACGAGCGACAGCCCCGGCTCTTACCATAATGAAgaggatgaggaggaggatgtgGTGGAAGAAGGTTCTGATGAGCAATACCGGCAGATCTGTAACATGTACACAATGTACAGCATGATGAATGTCAACCAGTCAG CGGAGAAGGTGGAAGCTCTCCCTGAGCAGTCTCCCTCAGAGTCCCGCAGCCGGATGCGGCTTAGGCAGGACCTGGCTTGTTTACCTGCTGAACTCATCAATCAGATTGGGAACCGCTGCCACCCCAAGTTGTATGACGAAGGAGATCCAACAGAAAAACTGGAACTGGTGATTG GTACCAATGTGTACATCACACGAGCACAGCTGATGAACTGCCATGTCAGTGCAGGCACACGGCACAAGGTGTTGCTCAGACGCCTCCTGGCTTCATTTTTTGATCG GAACACTCTGGCAAACAGCTGTGGCACCGGCATCCGTTCCTCCACAAATGATCCTAGTCGTAAGCCACTGGACAGCAGAGTCCTTCACGCAGTGAAGT TTTACTGCCAGAACTTTGCACCCAACTTTAAGGAGAGCGAAATGAACGCCATCGCAGCCGACATGTGTACAAACGCCCGCCGTGTGGTACGGAAAAGCTGGATTCCGAAACTGAAGCTGCTGATGGCAGAGGGTGACACATACACCAGCTTCATCAATGATACGGGCAAAATGGAACCAGATCTCATGGGAGTGGAACAGGGAGGCTTCGAGAGCAACAGCCAGGACGATGCAGGGGCCTCTGCTGAGGGGTTGCCTTGA